Proteins co-encoded in one Methanosarcinales archaeon Met12 genomic window:
- a CDS encoding NAD-binding protein, giving the protein MYIIIIGCGRVGSRLAQLLSADENDIVIVDTESAKLKEVDSEFDGITIIGDGTDQDIMEKAGASRADVFVATTDDDNVNLMACQVARQVFNIKRVIARVNDPTREQTFNDLKIDMTVCPASIAAARFKNAIMHPDLITTIGESVEINEIKIKGSVGGKALKDINMPKESTMAAIIRDKKMLTPSEDVVLQDGDIAIVVNLDKVSKEVRKSLGAEE; this is encoded by the coding sequence ATGTATATCATAATCATCGGATGTGGCAGGGTCGGCAGTCGTCTGGCACAGTTGCTTTCTGCAGATGAAAACGATATCGTTATAGTCGATACGGAATCGGCCAAGTTGAAGGAAGTCGATTCAGAGTTTGATGGCATTACCATCATCGGCGACGGGACGGATCAGGATATTATGGAAAAAGCTGGTGCGAGCAGGGCTGACGTATTTGTGGCCACTACAGATGACGACAATGTAAATTTGATGGCGTGCCAGGTCGCAAGACAGGTCTTTAACATAAAGCGCGTTATTGCACGGGTAAACGACCCGACACGAGAACAAACGTTCAATGATTTAAAAATCGATATGACGGTATGCCCAGCATCGATTGCGGCCGCTCGTTTTAAGAATGCCATCATGCATCCAGATTTAATTACGACCATTGGCGAAAGTGTCGAGATCAATGAGATAAAGATTAAAGGTTCGGTAGGTGGAAAAGCGCTGAAAGACATAAATATGCCAAAAGAATCCACTATGGCGGCGATCATCAGAGATAAAAAGATGTTAACTCCTTCTGAAGATGTGGTACTCCAAGATGGCGACATCGCCATTGTAGTAAATTTAGATAAGGTCTCTAAGGAAGTCAGGAAAAGTTTAGGGGCGGAGGAATGA
- the rnhB gene encoding ribonuclease HII, producing the protein MKIAGIDEAGKGPVIGPMVVAGVMVSENRLPSLEQLGVRDSKATSPKRRKFLAEEIERIAECYSLNVSAEQIDELRKVMNMNYVMVVCYAKVLHRLNPDMAFLDAADVIPIRFAQNVREKCDKPIKIISEHNADAKYPIVSAASIIAKVRRDAAIRVLESEIGQEIGSGYPSDARTQRFLDGWIKKHNSLPPFVRHSWKTAQAAMKKHASSLL; encoded by the coding sequence ATGAAGATTGCCGGAATCGATGAAGCAGGCAAAGGTCCAGTTATAGGTCCGATGGTCGTCGCAGGGGTAATGGTGTCGGAGAATCGGCTCCCCTCCTTGGAACAATTGGGCGTAAGGGATTCCAAGGCGACGTCACCTAAAAGGCGTAAATTTTTAGCTGAGGAGATAGAGAGAATTGCAGAATGCTATAGCCTCAATGTCAGCGCCGAACAGATCGACGAATTACGCAAGGTGATGAACATGAATTATGTCATGGTCGTCTGTTATGCAAAGGTGCTCCATCGGTTAAATCCAGACATGGCATTTTTAGATGCGGCTGACGTAATCCCTATACGATTTGCGCAAAACGTGCGCGAGAAGTGCGATAAGCCCATTAAAATAATTTCAGAGCACAACGCAGACGCCAAATATCCGATCGTTTCGGCTGCATCCATCATCGCCAAGGTCAGGCGAGATGCGGCGATACGCGTTCTGGAAAGTGAAATCGGACAGGAGATAGGTTCTGGTTATCCATCGGATGCCAGGACACAGCGCTTTCTTGATGGCTGGATTAAGAAGCACAACTCCCTACCGCCTTTCGTACGCCATTCTTGGAAGACGGCGCAGGCGGCGATGAAGAAGCACGCATCGAGTTTGTTATAG
- a CDS encoding PIN domain-containing protein: protein MKLVVDTNIIMAAIIRDSATRKLLLNPELELYLPDHVFCELKKHKDDITNRSGLSEDEFYILLYTIMDRITIVSKEDFAEYIPKAWKIMAKIDENDTPFLALAMSFENDGIWSEDDHFKEQNEVKVWKTRDLIDVL, encoded by the coding sequence ATGAAGTTGGTCGTCGACACCAACATCATCATGGCCGCTATCATCAGAGATTCAGCCACAAGGAAACTCCTGCTCAACCCAGAGCTCGAATTGTATTTACCCGATCATGTATTCTGCGAGCTGAAAAAACATAAAGATGATATCACCAATAGAAGTGGTCTTAGTGAAGACGAGTTCTACATTCTGCTGTACACCATTATGGATCGCATAACCATCGTATCCAAAGAGGATTTTGCAGAATATATTCCCAAAGCATGGAAGATCATGGCTAAGATCGACGAAAATGACACACCCTTCCTAGCATTGGCCATGTCATTTGAGAACGATGGAATCTGGAGCGAGGACGACCATTTTAAGGAGCAAAACGAGGTAAAGGTCTGGAAGACCAGGGATCTTATCGATGTTCTTTGA
- a CDS encoding TrkH family potassium uptake protein — MNEDRMIDGGLGTALHYVGLILQLFAILVAIPILIAIYFKDGLYMILSFATVSIFSLTIGYILRKYTSPEELDIRSAMVISALIWLTLAAFGAVPFVLAGVLSPVDAVYESMSGFTTTGHTMIVDFENLPASIFFWRSLMQWVGGAGIILLFIAILIHGVGGAAKRLYIAEGRTDRIEPSIIHTSRWIWKFYVVFTIIGIMLLFIAGMPLWDAINHSMTGIATGGFSIKDGGIAAYDCIAIETVISLTMICGAIGFVLHKKWINRNFRDFIHNPEIKLMAFSILILTILLTVELGSNMRLASFNVISALTGTGFSNVKCMAEWSDLSKILLVIPMIMGGGYGSAAAGIKLIRCVIFLKSIGWLIKKYLLPQSAVVPLKVGGTVIKDDEIMMVGLYILIYLFVMVIGTLILMMHGHPMIDSLFEVASAQGNVGLSIGLVGPGMALSEKITMVIVMWMGRLEIFPVLLLLTNMIKRP; from the coding sequence TTGAATGAAGACCGAATGATAGATGGCGGCCTCGGGACAGCATTACATTATGTCGGGCTTATTCTACAGCTTTTTGCCATTCTCGTAGCCATCCCGATTCTTATAGCGATATATTTCAAAGACGGACTTTATATGATTTTGTCATTTGCAACAGTTTCCATATTTTCATTGACGATAGGTTATATCCTTCGAAAATATACATCACCAGAGGAGCTGGATATTCGAAGTGCCATGGTCATTTCTGCGCTTATCTGGCTTACTTTGGCGGCGTTTGGCGCAGTTCCATTTGTATTGGCAGGAGTTCTCTCACCGGTGGATGCAGTGTATGAGAGTATGTCAGGATTTACGACGACCGGGCATACGATGATTGTGGATTTTGAAAATTTGCCTGCTTCCATCTTTTTCTGGCGCAGTTTGATGCAATGGGTTGGTGGTGCCGGAATTATACTTTTGTTCATAGCAATATTGATTCATGGTGTGGGAGGGGCAGCAAAGAGATTGTATATCGCAGAAGGCCGGACAGATCGTATTGAGCCGAGCATTATTCATACATCGCGTTGGATCTGGAAATTTTATGTTGTATTCACCATCATCGGAATTATGCTGCTTTTCATCGCAGGCATGCCGCTTTGGGATGCGATAAATCATTCCATGACTGGAATCGCTACTGGCGGCTTCTCCATAAAAGACGGTGGCATCGCCGCCTATGATTGCATTGCTATTGAAACAGTTATATCGTTAACAATGATATGTGGGGCTATAGGTTTCGTTCTTCATAAAAAATGGATTAATCGAAATTTTCGTGATTTCATTCACAATCCTGAAATCAAATTGATGGCTTTTTCAATCTTGATATTAACAATTCTGCTTACGGTTGAACTGGGCAGCAATATGAGGTTGGCATCGTTCAATGTAATCTCAGCTCTGACCGGGACTGGTTTTTCTAATGTTAAATGCATGGCAGAATGGAGCGACCTCTCCAAGATATTACTGGTAATACCTATGATAATGGGAGGAGGATATGGATCAGCTGCAGCTGGCATAAAACTTATTCGATGCGTTATATTTCTGAAATCGATTGGATGGTTGATTAAGAAATATTTATTGCCCCAATCTGCAGTTGTCCCATTGAAAGTGGGCGGCACAGTTATTAAGGATGACGAAATAATGATGGTTGGATTATACATACTTATTTATCTTTTTGTTATGGTAATTGGAACGTTGATATTGATGATGCATGGCCATCCAATGATAGACTCACTCTTCGAGGTCGCATCTGCGCAAGGCAATGTTGGCTTATCAATCGGATTGGTCGGCCCAGGCATGGCACTCTCTGAAAAAATAACCATGGTCATCGTTATGTGGATGGGCAGGCTTGAAATATTTCCAGTATTACTACTGTTGACCAATATGATCAAGCGTCCTTAA
- a CDS encoding ScpA family protein, which translates to MEEPVEILVDLAKSGEIDPWNIDIVDVTDRFLKKLEDREQLDLWVSGRTLLYASILLRMKSEALVEDEDEVEEEEFFNFLPDYSQTEEYPVLRPNVRRQSKRPVTLLELIDELKNAIDRREQSRVRGIRREQNRPTTEDALQVVNQENLENQIQMVMEKLKKRFKKQKRISFSELVEEKNPSSIVQTYIPLLFLAIRKKIRLEQKELFGDIYIKSRSKSA; encoded by the coding sequence TTGGAAGAACCTGTTGAAATATTGGTGGACCTAGCTAAAAGCGGCGAGATAGACCCATGGAACATCGACATAGTGGATGTCACAGATAGATTCCTCAAGAAATTAGAGGATAGGGAACAGCTGGACCTATGGGTTTCGGGAAGGACGCTTCTGTATGCCTCGATACTCTTGCGCATGAAGTCGGAGGCGCTGGTAGAAGATGAGGACGAGGTGGAGGAAGAGGAATTCTTCAACTTCCTACCCGATTACTCCCAGACAGAGGAGTATCCTGTTTTGCGCCCCAATGTGCGCCGACAGTCGAAGCGACCTGTGACGCTTTTGGAATTGATAGATGAATTGAAAAATGCGATAGACCGAAGGGAACAAAGCAGAGTAAGAGGCATTAGGAGAGAGCAAAATCGACCGACGACAGAGGACGCCCTTCAGGTAGTAAACCAGGAGAACTTGGAGAATCAAATTCAAATGGTGATGGAAAAGCTGAAAAAGAGGTTCAAGAAACAAAAGCGCATATCATTTTCAGAACTGGTCGAAGAAAAGAATCCCTCCTCCATCGTCCAGACATATATCCCATTGTTATTTTTAGCGATTAGAAAAAAGATACGGTTAGAGCAAAAGGAGCTGTTTGGCGATATATATATAAAATCGAGGTCCAAAAGTGCATGA
- the aspS gene encoding aspartate--tRNA(Asn) ligase has translation MLRTHYSSEITPDDDGKNVTVAGWIHEIRDLGGITFIVIRDRRGLAQVTLPKKKVDKKLSEISRSISRESVVVVSGAVKREEKAPNGYEIIPNEIRVLSGAESPLPLDVTGKVGADLDTRLDARFVDLRRPEIRAIFKVRHHTLSAIRIFLESNGFIEINTPKVVATATEGGTALFPITYFEGEAFLSQSPQLYKQMMMAAGLDRVYEIGPIFRAEEHDTRKHLNEVISIDIEASFVTHEEVMSILEEVVKHAHGHVSKHCAHELDVLGISLSVPKTPFRRISYDEAMDIARGHDECKGVEWGDDLDTAAEKAVGESIGEYYFIVDWPTDIKPYYVEPYEDRPEVCKAFDLMDPRMEMASGAQRVHSYDFLRKRIESKGLDAEGFKCYLDAFRYGMPPHAGWGMGVERLLMSMLGLANIRETVLFPRDRRRLSP, from the coding sequence ATGTTACGAACTCACTACTCAAGCGAGATAACACCGGATGATGACGGCAAAAACGTCACCGTTGCAGGATGGATTCATGAGATTAGAGATTTGGGAGGCATCACCTTCATAGTGATAAGAGATAGGAGAGGGTTGGCGCAGGTCACGCTGCCAAAGAAAAAGGTGGACAAAAAACTGAGCGAAATATCCAGGAGCATCAGCAGAGAGTCGGTTGTAGTGGTTTCTGGCGCAGTTAAACGCGAGGAGAAAGCGCCCAACGGTTATGAAATCATTCCTAATGAGATTCGTGTTCTGAGCGGGGCGGAGTCGCCGCTTCCATTAGATGTCACCGGAAAGGTCGGCGCAGACCTGGATACGCGATTGGATGCCAGATTTGTAGACCTCAGGCGCCCCGAGATACGGGCAATATTTAAAGTCCGACATCATACTCTCTCTGCGATTCGCATATTCCTGGAGAGCAACGGCTTCATCGAGATAAATACGCCAAAAGTGGTCGCAACCGCGACCGAAGGAGGGACTGCCCTGTTTCCGATCACCTATTTTGAGGGGGAAGCGTTCCTCAGTCAGAGTCCACAGCTGTACAAGCAGATGATGATGGCGGCGGGACTGGACAGGGTGTACGAGATAGGTCCAATATTCAGAGCAGAGGAGCACGATACCAGAAAGCACCTGAACGAGGTGATATCCATTGACATAGAGGCGTCTTTTGTTACCCATGAGGAGGTTATGTCGATATTGGAAGAGGTTGTCAAGCACGCACATGGTCATGTGTCGAAACATTGTGCGCATGAACTCGATGTTCTCGGCATCAGTTTGTCTGTACCAAAGACGCCATTCAGACGGATATCTTATGATGAAGCGATGGACATCGCGAGAGGACATGATGAGTGCAAGGGCGTAGAATGGGGAGACGACCTTGACACGGCTGCGGAAAAAGCCGTTGGCGAAAGTATCGGCGAGTACTATTTCATAGTAGACTGGCCCACAGATATCAAGCCATATTATGTAGAGCCGTATGAAGACCGTCCAGAGGTATGCAAGGCATTCGATTTGATGGACCCAAGAATGGAGATGGCATCCGGAGCGCAACGAGTGCATTCATATGACTTTTTGAGAAAAAGAATCGAATCCAAGGGGCTGGATGCAGAGGGATTTAAGTGCTACCTCGACGCATTTAGATACGGAATGCCCCCGCATGCAGGATGGGGTATGGGTGTGGAGCGGTTACTTATGAGTATGTTGGGCTTGGCAAACATCAGGGAAACCGTTTTGTTCCCTCGGGATAGAAGAAGACTTTCGCCGTAA
- a CDS encoding NAD-binding protein, translated as MYVVIVGGGRIGSFLAKTLSDEGKQVSLVELDKDVCQTLAEKLDILIINGDGTDIKYLEDAGTEKADVFVAVTGDDKTNLISCQIAKKNFSVGRTVARVNEPKNESVFNELGIDIAISTVTAASIVIKNAVTSGELMTLLTLEGGGMEMVELRIHEDSSAANKAIEELRLPDDCVLTAIIRGGHVIFPKGKTVIKVGDLVMVLTTTERIDKLERVFVGERA; from the coding sequence ATGTATGTAGTCATCGTTGGCGGCGGGCGAATCGGTAGTTTTCTCGCCAAGACACTGTCTGACGAGGGGAAGCAAGTTTCGCTGGTCGAACTGGATAAGGACGTCTGTCAGACATTAGCCGAGAAACTTGATATTTTGATAATCAATGGTGATGGGACCGACATAAAGTACCTTGAGGACGCTGGTACTGAAAAAGCAGACGTTTTCGTTGCCGTTACAGGAGATGACAAAACCAACCTCATATCCTGCCAGATAGCCAAAAAGAACTTTAGCGTTGGCAGGACGGTAGCAAGGGTAAATGAGCCGAAAAACGAGTCGGTGTTTAATGAGCTGGGCATCGACATTGCCATTAGCACCGTAACGGCAGCATCCATAGTAATAAAGAACGCTGTAACATCTGGCGAACTCATGACGCTCTTAACTTTGGAAGGGGGCGGGATGGAGATGGTGGAGCTCAGGATACATGAGGACTCGTCAGCTGCCAACAAAGCGATAGAAGAACTCAGGCTCCCAGATGATTGCGTCCTTACCGCAATTATCAGAGGAGGACATGTGATTTTCCCAAAGGGCAAAACGGTGATAAAAGTAGGAGACCTGGTCATGGTTCTTACAACCACTGAACGCATCGACAAACTGGAGAGAGTATTTGTCGGAGAACGAGCATGA
- the smc gene encoding chromosome segregation protein SMC, producing the protein MHIKEIELQNFKSFWKRVKIPFFDDFTTISGPNGSGKSNIVDAILFALGIFTSKMMRAEKLTDLIYNGNGRKNPNFAEVTIRFDNADREIPVDEDEISITRKIQRTDKGYYSYFYFNDKACSLNDIHIYLSKAKISPEGYNIIMQGDVTDIIEMGPVERRKIIDDIAGVAEFDAKKERSHEELETVRERIERVDIILDEVSARLVQLQEEREQALKYRTLRDERRRCEAFILLAKLKSVEDEFKKVLQKLDAGNRKKDGLIHELTEIRGEITKFEGKLRVLNEQIAQKGEDEQIGIKREIESIRGDIARNRQAIEFSQHEINSVEEQRRRAFVEIDKTKNKIEQLTTQLTEEEVRKGSMLAEISELNSTLSVALTRIEEVDMKFADTRDQLTKLKEEIERKKSEKNEMLRAKDRLLDAIRRKSSEESEVKREMENAKERISESEIEMRRIHSELKELEKKVGKMSGDVSELEGKKSALTRELSDIEKKLWDVQQEYAKAEARVKVADEMGTYNHSVEVVLKAKKQRELSGIYGVIAELGKVNEKYATALEVAAGSRMQCIVTDNDEDAACAIEFLKRKNVGRATFLPLNKMRPGSVRKNFAKEKGVIDYAINLVDYDIKFGPAFWYVFGDTLIVEDLDTARKLMGNHTAIRMVTLDGELVEKSGAMTGGSRGSSRFKFAALEKEGLKKLAEQVTEYESRRRHIIGQIDAIDGQIASTSRGTTDIDVEISGKKRKLVELEEWSELYEEQIKASEKRLKERVDEGRKLGAEMNSLEEQNSEIDGEIGESDKEIGGLERLLKESEIPALTEEVERVKAEIQRSKDRVRDIDARINTINIEKGFTSTKRDEVGERLNELEERKKQLKDKTKEYQDQITIFEERLREKMQREEELEVELVDMRKVRDRILEEVAKVEVEKNDIQNNLGRVEVKIEVLVTMKDDLQAQIDEINMEVKACDIQEVEDVPPHELLLENIATLNTKMEEMEPVNMRAIEEYDQVQERGHILQTKRDTLFKERNEIIDRIQRYEQMKKDTFMENFLAINAHFKEIFALLSDGEGELVLNNWEDPFAGGLSIKAKPAGKTIRRMDSMSGGEKSLTTLAFIFAIQKHRPAPFYAFDEIDMFLDGANVERVANMIKNASKNAQFIVVSLRESMVKSADRTIGVTMQEDNISSITGVRLN; encoded by the coding sequence TTGCATATCAAAGAGATTGAGCTCCAGAACTTCAAATCCTTTTGGAAACGGGTGAAGATTCCGTTTTTCGATGACTTCACGACCATCTCTGGACCAAATGGCTCAGGGAAGTCCAATATCGTCGATGCTATTCTTTTCGCACTTGGCATTTTCACTTCCAAAATGATGAGAGCTGAGAAGCTGACGGACCTGATTTATAATGGTAACGGAAGAAAAAACCCCAACTTTGCAGAGGTGACCATTCGATTTGACAACGCTGATAGGGAGATTCCAGTGGATGAAGACGAGATATCGATCACCAGAAAGATTCAGCGAACGGACAAGGGGTATTATAGCTACTTCTATTTTAACGACAAGGCATGCAGCCTGAATGATATTCACATATATCTCTCCAAAGCCAAGATATCGCCAGAAGGATACAACATCATCATGCAGGGCGATGTCACCGATATCATCGAAATGGGTCCTGTAGAGCGCCGAAAGATAATAGACGATATCGCAGGGGTTGCGGAATTCGATGCAAAGAAAGAGCGGTCACACGAAGAGCTGGAGACCGTAAGAGAGCGCATAGAAAGGGTCGACATCATACTCGACGAAGTAAGCGCCAGGCTGGTTCAACTGCAAGAAGAGCGCGAGCAAGCGCTCAAGTATCGGACGCTTAGGGACGAAAGGCGGCGCTGTGAGGCGTTTATCCTGCTTGCAAAACTGAAAAGCGTCGAAGATGAATTTAAAAAAGTGCTCCAAAAGCTGGATGCGGGAAATCGGAAAAAAGATGGCCTGATTCATGAGCTGACCGAAATCAGAGGTGAAATCACAAAGTTTGAAGGGAAATTGCGCGTTTTGAATGAGCAGATCGCCCAGAAAGGAGAAGATGAACAAATAGGGATAAAACGAGAAATCGAGTCAATTAGAGGGGACATAGCACGGAATAGACAGGCTATAGAGTTCTCCCAACATGAGATAAATAGCGTCGAAGAGCAAAGAAGAAGGGCATTTGTTGAGATTGACAAAACAAAAAATAAGATTGAACAATTGACGACACAGCTTACGGAAGAAGAGGTTCGAAAAGGAAGCATGCTCGCGGAGATAAGCGAACTGAATAGCACATTATCGGTTGCCCTGACCAGGATTGAAGAAGTGGATATGAAATTCGCTGATACACGGGACCAACTAACAAAACTCAAGGAGGAGATAGAGCGAAAAAAGAGCGAAAAGAATGAGATGCTTCGAGCAAAGGACCGACTGCTTGATGCGATAAGGCGAAAGTCCTCAGAGGAAAGCGAGGTCAAACGAGAGATGGAAAACGCCAAGGAGCGCATCTCTGAGTCTGAAATTGAGATGAGACGGATTCATAGTGAGCTTAAAGAACTCGAGAAAAAAGTTGGCAAGATGTCAGGAGATGTAAGTGAGTTAGAGGGTAAAAAATCTGCTCTGACCCGCGAATTAAGCGATATCGAAAAGAAGTTATGGGACGTTCAGCAGGAGTATGCAAAAGCAGAGGCGCGAGTAAAAGTTGCGGATGAGATGGGCACGTACAATCACTCTGTCGAAGTTGTTCTAAAAGCAAAAAAACAACGCGAATTATCTGGCATTTACGGAGTGATAGCCGAACTTGGCAAGGTCAATGAGAAGTATGCCACGGCATTGGAAGTCGCCGCAGGCAGTCGGATGCAGTGCATAGTGACCGATAACGACGAGGACGCTGCATGCGCCATCGAATTTTTAAAACGAAAGAATGTCGGCAGAGCTACATTTCTACCATTGAACAAGATGCGTCCTGGATCGGTGCGAAAGAATTTCGCCAAGGAAAAGGGAGTGATCGATTACGCGATAAACCTCGTGGATTACGATATAAAATTCGGCCCTGCCTTTTGGTATGTTTTTGGAGATACTCTCATCGTCGAGGACCTGGATACTGCGCGGAAATTGATGGGCAATCATACTGCGATACGAATGGTGACGCTTGACGGCGAACTGGTGGAGAAGAGCGGCGCGATGACAGGTGGTTCGAGGGGGAGTTCTCGCTTCAAGTTCGCTGCATTGGAAAAAGAGGGGCTCAAGAAATTAGCAGAACAGGTCACCGAATATGAATCGAGACGGCGACATATCATCGGCCAGATCGATGCAATCGATGGGCAAATCGCATCCACATCGAGGGGCACAACCGACATAGATGTAGAAATATCTGGAAAGAAAAGAAAACTGGTCGAACTAGAAGAATGGAGTGAGCTATATGAGGAACAGATTAAGGCGAGTGAAAAGAGGTTGAAGGAACGGGTGGACGAGGGGAGAAAACTCGGCGCCGAGATGAATTCTTTGGAGGAGCAAAATTCGGAGATCGATGGCGAGATTGGCGAGAGCGATAAAGAGATAGGGGGACTTGAGAGATTGCTGAAGGAGTCAGAGATTCCAGCGCTGACCGAAGAAGTAGAGCGAGTCAAAGCAGAGATACAACGATCGAAGGATAGAGTGCGCGACATCGATGCCAGAATAAACACGATAAACATAGAAAAGGGCTTCACGTCGACAAAGAGAGATGAGGTCGGGGAAAGATTAAACGAATTAGAAGAGCGCAAAAAACAGTTAAAGGACAAAACAAAGGAGTATCAGGATCAGATTACCATCTTCGAGGAAAGATTGAGAGAAAAGATGCAGCGAGAGGAGGAGTTGGAAGTCGAACTGGTCGATATGCGCAAAGTAAGGGACAGGATACTCGAGGAGGTGGCGAAGGTAGAAGTCGAGAAGAACGATATTCAAAACAATCTTGGAAGGGTCGAGGTCAAGATAGAAGTCCTTGTGACAATGAAAGACGACCTGCAAGCCCAGATCGATGAAATTAACATGGAAGTCAAGGCATGCGACATACAGGAGGTAGAGGATGTTCCACCACATGAGTTGTTATTGGAAAATATCGCGACTTTGAATACTAAGATGGAAGAGATGGAACCCGTCAATATGCGGGCAATCGAGGAATATGACCAGGTCCAGGAGAGAGGGCATATACTACAAACCAAAAGAGATACACTATTCAAAGAGCGCAACGAGATTATCGATAGAATCCAGCGGTACGAGCAGATGAAGAAAGACACATTTATGGAGAATTTTCTCGCCATCAATGCACATTTCAAAGAGATATTTGCCCTGCTCTCTGATGGAGAGGGTGAGTTGGTGCTTAACAATTGGGAGGATCCATTTGCAGGAGGACTATCCATCAAAGCCAAACCAGCCGGTAAGACGATTAGGCGAATGGATTCAATGTCTGGAGGCGAGAAGAGCTTGACGACACTTGCTTTCATATTCGCAATTCAAAAACACAGGCCAGCTCCTTTCTATGCATTTGATGAAATAGATATGTTCCTCGATGGAGCAAATGTCGAACGGGTGGCGAACATGATCAAGAATGCGTCCAAAAACGCACAGTTTATCGTGGTATCGCTGAGGGAGTCAATGGTGAAGTCTGCAGATAGGACCATCGGCGTTACCATGCAAGAGGATAACATATCCAGCATAACTGGCGTGAGGTTGAACTAA
- the scpB gene encoding SMC-Scp complex subunit ScpB, whose product MSDKEVLEAALFAAGQPLSVKELAELLGKPVEHVADILNSLLEEYKTRDTSLELTGIDGKYVMQVKPRYAELVRDMAPREFGAPVLRTLSVIAYRQPITQAGVVEIRGNKAYSHIAEMVERGLVKATKHGRTKMLTTTRAFAEYFRLETSDPGAIKKTIEKLADAQKLMPLDDVDETASAQD is encoded by the coding sequence ATGAGCGATAAAGAGGTATTAGAGGCTGCACTTTTCGCTGCAGGCCAACCCTTGAGCGTGAAAGAACTGGCAGAACTATTGGGCAAACCAGTTGAGCATGTAGCAGATATTTTGAATTCCCTCTTGGAAGAATATAAAACAAGGGACACATCGCTGGAATTGACTGGAATCGATGGAAAATATGTGATGCAGGTCAAACCAAGATATGCGGAGCTGGTGCGAGACATGGCACCGAGAGAATTTGGGGCTCCTGTGCTCCGGACGCTCTCCGTGATAGCATATCGACAGCCGATTACGCAGGCAGGGGTGGTCGAGATCAGAGGCAATAAGGCATACTCACACATTGCAGAGATGGTGGAAAGAGGATTGGTAAAAGCGACCAAGCACGGTCGCACGAAGATGCTGACGACGACGCGTGCTTTTGCAGAATATTTCAGGCTTGAAACAAGCGACCCCGGGGCAATTAAAAAAACGATCGAGAAACTGGCGGATGCGCAAAAATTGATGCCACTAGATGATGTGGATGAAACCGCGTCTGCTCAAGATTGA